The following are from one region of the Fusarium keratoplasticum isolate Fu6.1 chromosome 4, whole genome shotgun sequence genome:
- a CDS encoding Protein kinase domain-containing protein, with amino-acid sequence MDFVSNSASLVQQVFHLYRHISSSQNFSDTAGALSALIAVEYFRFESWVQASGLVTKDPASGEPVVHDNSLRRCILLAADANWATLDYRTVEETILGILSEVYRCLEKLNKLRGKYAMHLTSGLSSSSIPPGQVSQGTAPSPASTPAPTGLHNVDPLFSSPRVAATLSRDTTIRQERSRAVSFFRKVNFAWSLSNDVSDRVKLEEALKTLRDLNDHLELILPSSSRSGNGAEVTGRLVSLKMLSVTAEPTELRSIGEAMVTRAGHVDLYQAIHTAAIVKAKRLEGGVSPSELKRVVLEINMLVGPQAPSQGKQTRTLCKFRSDGSIVLVEGTQYPDSLPDADIQLLNERIATLALLLKLAGHPYFKPLPGCHGYIRYTRTQFGLVYSLPDSADPSREPIPLYSLLPTTSRRNLETFGMTKRISRNTLPALEERYRLAHALADGVLSLLSVSWVHKSLCSWNILLFRSRTSQGAIDFSRPLIAGFGVSRREKPGEITIDTRDPDCPLRLWQHPDLRGSTHVRFQPKYDLYSLGLMLFEIAMWQDLPSFDGHEDLQTYVLNHSGVVAHRMGTTYRDAMMACLDDDFRWDEASVPGGETMPLVFADDVVAKLLLCVEGSKC; translated from the exons ATGGACTTCGTCTCAAATTCGGCGTCCCTCGTTCAACAAGTTTTTCACCTTTACCGCCATATCTCGTCGTCACAAAATTTCTCAGACACCGCTG GCGCCCTATCTGCTCTCATCGCAGTTGAATACTTTCGCTTCGAAAGCTGGGTGCAAGCAAGCGGGCTCGTCACCAAAGATCCCGCATCTGGGGAGCCCGTTGTCCACGATAACTCGCTGCGACGAtgcatcctcctcgctgccgaCGCCAACTGGGCCACCCTGGACTATAGGACAGTAGAGGAGACAATTCTGGGAATTCTCTCTGAGGTGTACAGATGCCTTGAGAAACTCAACAAGCTGAGGGGAAAGTACGCCATGCACCTCACGTCCGGgttgtcgtcatcctccatccCTCCTGGGCAGGTTTCGCAAGGCACCGCCCCGTCGCCGGCCTCGACTCCCGCGCCCACTGGGCTCCATAATGTTGATCCCCTCTTTTCCAGTCCGCGTGTCGCTGCGACGCTGTCTCGGGATACTACCATTCGACAGGAGCGTAGCCGAGCCGTGAGCTTCTTCCGCAAGGTCAACTTCGCCTGGTCGCTTTCTAACGATGTAAGCGATAGAGtgaagctcgaggaggcccTGAAGACACTGAGGGATCTCAATGACCACCTAGAATTGATCCTCCCGTCGTCTAGTCGGAGTGGCAATGGAGCCGAGGTGACTGGGCGACTTGTTAGTCTCAAGATGCTGTCAGTTACAGCCGAGCCGACGGAATTGCGAAGCATTGGAGAGGCAATGGTGACACGGGCCGGTCACGTTGATCTATACCAGGCCATACACACCGCTGCTATTGTCAAGGCAAAGAGACTCGAGGGAGGCGTATCGCCGTCGGAGTTAAAACGGGTGGTCCTTGAGATAAATATGCTAGTCGGACCTCAAGCACCCAGTCAAGGGAAACAAACTCGCACTCTATGCAAATTTCGATCAGACGGTTCTATAGTTTTGGTAGAAGGGACGCAATACCCGGATTCCCTCCCCGACGCCGACATCCAGCTACTCAACGAACGGATCGCCACTCTCGCACTACTTCTCAAGCTCGCGGGCCATCCCTACTTTAAGCCACTCCCCGGTTGCCACGGCTACATCCGCTACACTCGCACACAGTTCGGCCTCGTCTACTCTCTCCCCGACTCAGCAGACCCAAGTCGCGAGCCCATCCCGCTCTACTCCCTTCTCCCCACCACAAGCCGGCGCAATCTTGAAACATTTGGCATGACCAAACGCATCAGCCGCAACACCCTGCCAGCCCTCGAGGAGCGCTACCGTCTAGCCCACGCCCTGGCCGACGGTGTCCTCTCTCTACTGAGCGTCTCCTGGGTCCATAAGAGCCTCTGCAGCTGGAACATTCTCCTCTTCCGATCCCGCACCAGTCAGGGCGCTATCGACTTTAGCCGACCTCTCATCGCCGGTTTTGGTGTCTCGCGCCGCGAAAAGCCAGGGGAAATCACCATTGACACGCGCGATCCCGACTGTCCGCTCCGCTTGTGGCAGCATCCAGATCTACGTGGTAGCACACATGTGCGATTTCAACCGAAGTACGATCTTTACTCGCTCGGATTGATGCTCTTTGAGATTGCGATGTGGCAGGACTTGCCGAGTTTTGACGGGCATGAGGATCTTCAGACGTATGTGCTGAATCATTCGGGGGTTGTCGCGCATAGGATGGGTACGACGTATCGGGATGCGATGATGGCATGCTTGGATGATGATTTTAGGTGGGATGAAGCAAGTGTTCCCGGGGGAGAGACGATGCCGTTGGTGTTTgcagatgatgttgttgcGAAGCTGTTGCTTTGTGTTGAGGGGTCTAAGTGCTAG